TTATTTTGTTCATAAGGATAGCCATCCCAGGAATCGAGGTTGATCGTGAAGCTTGGCTCAAAGCCCCAGTTCAGATAAGAAAAGATCACCTGATTTCCGATGACTTTCCAGCGTGCGGGTGACTCTTCCAGGCCATTTAATAACCAGTTCAACTGCCCCTCTCCCAACATGCTTCTGCTGGCATCATTGATGTTTGGATCTTTCAAGCTATCCACCGGAGAAGTTCTTCCCTCCAGGCGTTCATCCATCATGAATACTTCAGCGATATTTCCATAATCAAACTTACGATATAGTGTTTCACTTTCCCGAATGGGCATCCACTCATAATAAGCTTTTACAGCAGCACTTTTCCTTGTTTCATACGACCCTTCGTCCTCCTGATGGTTTTGAGCGCCTGTTTTATAAGAGTCGTTGGCGATCTCATGATCGTCCCAGATATTGATAAAGGCGACACTCGCATGGGCCGCTTTCAGGTCTTTATCCAGACGATACTGCGCATATCGGGTTCTGTAGTCACTTAAAGTGATGATCTCTTTCGCAGGAATATTGATTCGATTCAGCGTGGTATCTCCGTAGCTTCCTGGTCCATATTCATAGATATAATCTCCAAGATGCAAAACAGCATCCAGGTCAATACGTTGAGCAATGGCCTGATAAGCATTGAAGTAGCCCCATTCGTAATTGCTGCAACTGACAACAGCGAAACTAACCGCACCCGATTTTGGTGCCGTTTTAGTCCTCCCAATCGGAGATGATGCCTCCAGGGCGCTAAACCGATAATAATAAGGAGTTCCTGGATTCAACGCTTTCACATCCACTTTTACGGTATAGTCTCGGGTAGAATCAGTCGTGACTGCTCCTGACTGAATCACTTCTGAAAAACTCTTATCTGCACTTATTTCCCAATTTACGGCAATAGATGGCACCCGTGATGGAGGGGTCACTCGTGTCCAGATGATGACAGCATCTGGCAGTGGGTCCCCAGAAGCTACCCCATGATAAAAAGGTGCTTCTGTCTGATCTTTCAGGTGATCCAGCGCTTCAATAAAAGGAGGATAGGTCGGTTGGCAAGCTGCGAAGAAGCAGCAAATAAGCGTAACAATCAGGTTGGTCTTCTTCATGGTCATGGAAATGTGAGACCGGAAAATTAACTTGACCAACCTTAATCGTTCCTATTTGATTGTGAAGGAATGATGAAGTTTGGGAATTTTACCTGTTTCTGAAGTGATTATCATATCAGATATTTACTTCACCAAAATGCCTACTTCGATAAGTTCAGAATGACATTTTTAGGTTATATCATTGTGTTCAAATCGGCACTAATTCATGAACTACATCTCCGTCAACTTATACAAAAAAATCATTGATCATGGTATCAATGAAGGTTTGGCGGAAGCAGACTTCAAATGGCTGGCAACACCTATAGACATTCTAAGTAAAATCCAGGCGGTGCCTGCCGATCAGTTTTTCGAATTGCACGAATGGTTGGACGACCGCTTAGGTCCGGGTTTTTCTATCCGGGTAGGGCAAGCCATGAAAATGGACGATTATGGTGTGTTGGGGTTGTCATGGAGGACATGCTCCAAAGCCGGAGAGATCTTCGAACGATGCGAACGCTATTTCAAACTCCTTTCCAATACCTATGTCTTTCAGGTACAAAAAGAAGGTGAGTTATCGCATGTTCACCTGAATAGAGAGGCGTATCGTGCTGGTGTGGCCCGATCCAATGAATCCACGTTTTCTGCCACAGTCGTAGTAATTCGTGCCATTACAGAAACAAATATCTCACCTGTCTCAGTATCCTTCAAACATCGTTCTCCCTCCAATCTGAAAGATTACACGGCAGCATTCCAATGCCCGGTAAATTTTGATCAATCAGTAAATACAATTACCTACAAAACAGCCGACCTGGAAACAAGGACTGCCAAAGCCGATTTCAGCATCAATCAATTTCTGGTTGCACGGGTGGAAGAAGAAACCAATGGTATTGAAATAAGCCCTAACCAAATTGCCACGGAGGTGGAATCATTGATCCAAAATGCCCTACCGAGTGGTATTCCCAGCATCAAAGAATTAGGTGCTCACATGGGCATGAGTAACCGTACACTGACCCGAAGGTTGTCAGAACACGGGGTGACTTTTCGGGACCTCATCCAGAAGACACAAGAACGACTCTCCAAGGAATTGCTCAAAGGCGCTGATCGAACCGTCGCTGAAATTGCCTTTCAAACGGGCTTTTCGGAGCAAAGTGCTTTTAACAGGGCCTTTAAACGGTGGACAGGAGTCTCACCGATAGAATTTCGTAAAAAATTGGCCTAATCTCGCCTTTGGCTTAAACTGTCAAAGCATTGGCGTGAAGGGTCAAGTAAAGGCTGATCTCAGTATTCAATTTTACCTCCGAATGCAAAACGGTAGTAAAATGAAATTGAAAACGATCGTCGTAATCTGGATCGGCATCCTGCTGGCTACCTTGATCCTGATCAATCAATCTAAGGGTGAAGTAAGTAAACAACTGCTTACCAATACTTCCTTCAATAATGACACACTTAAAAGGGCGGCCTTCCAGGTACTTGAATCGAAATGTAATGTGTGCCACCGGAAGCAAAACCCATTTATGGTTTTCAAAGAGAAAAACATGGAAAAACGTGCTCCAAAAATCTATCAGATGGTTTTTGTGGAACGCAAAATGCCAAGAGGGAATGAGATCAAATTGACGAATGAAGAATACACTACCCTCGAAAAATGGCTTTTCACCCAAGAAATACTTTAACTCATGGACTTATCAATTAAATCAATCATCCTGTTAGGGGCAGTTCTCCTGACCGGACTTTCAGCAGGCTTATTTTACGCATGGTCAGTTTCTGTAATCCCTGGCACACAAAAAGTGTCTGATGAAGTTTACCTGCAAACGATGCAATCCATCAATCGAGCGATCCTGAATCCGGCTTTCTTTGTGATTTTCCTTGGAAGTGCAGTGCTGTTGAGCATAGCTAGCATTTACGAATTTCATGCTAGCAAATTGGCCTTTTCATTGCTACTAGCGTCTTTCATTAGCTATTTGATTGGAACCATTGGCGTCACTGGCATGAGTAATGTCCCTTTGAATGATCAATTGGGTGAATTGGAATTGTTAGGAATGGATCAAAGTGCACTTGCTACTTTTCGAACTTTCTACGAAACGAAATGGAATAAACTTCACACGATCCGGTCCGTGTTTGCGGTACTTTCATTCTTGCTGGCATTGATAGGTCTATTTATTTCCTCGAAGCAATCGTAAGAATCAGTAGGCCTAGCTTCCCAAACTGGCTTCAAAGGCCTACCCATATTCTCAAGCCTCAGACTTGGCTTTATCATAGAGATTAAGTCACAGACTTAATCGAGCAATTTTATTTAATCAAGAACCTTGTAATTCCGCTGTTTTCCACCGGGTCAGTGAAAAATACTTGACCTGTATCTGTCAGGTAATTATTTTCCAAATATGAATCGATTTAACCTGACCAGTATATTGTTAATTCTGTTTCTAGTACTAAGCGAACATGCCGCCTCCGCGCAGATTGATCCGCCTGATAATATCCAGCGCCCGGCAAATTATGCACCAATCAAGCAACACCGCTTCACGGGAGATTGGTACATGGTCGTAGGATCGGATCCTCAATTTCCATTTCCTCCAAAAAACCTAAAGAATGCAACGGATGACCGGAAGCGATTACATTCAGTGGCGAGTATGAAAGCCAGCATAGGAACCATCAATTGGCTTCAACGAGCTACGAGAGGCAGGGTCAAAGGCCTTATCTTAAATGGAGACCTGACCAACTCCGGAAGTGAAGAACAAATGAAAGTCTATGAAACGCTCTACAAGGACCTAAAAGTCCCATTATATCCCGGGTTAGGCAATCACGATTTCAACAAGAATGATAAAAATGCCATTCGCAGCATACAATATTTAAGCAAAAAGGTCATCAAACATCGAATTCCTCCTTATTCTCCTGATTATCACAATTTGATCAAAAAAGTCGTCACAGGTAAAGCCAACACCATTGAATTCAATAATCCCGCTTACTCATTTGACGCACTCATCAAAGACAATAACCCTCCAGGAGACAAGGAAAATCCATATCCAGCAATTAAACGCCTAGACGGAAGTTTGGCATATTCCTGGGAAGTGGGAGATATTCATTTTGTGCAGCTCAATAATCACCCTTTGTACATTCATAAAGCCAGGAATTCGTACGACTGGGATGCCAATATCCTTCCTTCATTGGTATGGCTTTACGGAGATTTACAGCAAGCACGAAACAGAGGTAAACAAATCATTGTCAACTTTCATCAGATGGGCGACGATAAATGTCACTTCCCACTCCCTTTAACCGGAGAGCTTCAAAATGGGGCTAAATTGAGCAGAGACCAACGTGAACTCATGAACAAAGTGTTTGCTGATATCATGAATCGGTTTAAGGTGCTGGCTATTTTCGTTGGACACCAGCACGAATCCTTTGGTATTACAGGTCAAAACATTCAGTATAAGGGTGAGAACATATTAGATGTTCCTGTATTCAAATGCGGTGCGGTCTTTTATCACAACCTGATGACAATTGAAGTTTTTGAACGTGAGCGGAAGATCATCATTCATCCACTTCGAAGCAGGCTGAAAGTGAGTCCAACAAATATCACTCAACCGAAATTGATCTCGGAAATAGACCTCAACAATCCCTATCAAATTAATTATCGATAAAAAAGAGTTCCTCGAATAGATTCTGGGATTAAGGCACAGACTTAATCCAACAGAAGAAAATAGGCTGTCTGTTCTAGACAAAGTCAGACAGCCTCATGCTATTAAAGCATGGTCTCAGGTTCTTTGTAAGCGGTGACCTGAACACAAGATTTTTTAATCTCATTCAACCCTCCTTCGATGTTGACTACATGAAATCCATGGTTACTTAAAATGGAGCATGCGATCATCGAACGGTATCCACCCTGACAATGCACATAATACTTCAAATCGGGGTTCAGCTCTGAAAGGTTTTGAAAAATAAAATCCAGTGGAAAATTCACGACCCCTTCCACATGTTGAGCATCAAATTCGGATGCTTTTCTTACATCAAGCACATGTAGGAGTTGAGTATCGAATAACCCTACAAAATCGTGCGGCCCTATTGATTTGATACTGGTCGTTTTTCTACCAGAACGTTTCCAGGCTTCCACACCCCCATCAAGATACCCGATGGCATGATCGTAACCAACCCTGGCCAATCTTGTCACCACTTCTTCTTCTTTGCCTTGTTCGGAAATGAAAACAATTTCACGTTCCAAATCTTCAATCAGTGCACCCACCCATGGAGCAAAATTATCGTCAATCCCTATCCACAGAGAACCAGGAATGTGGGACTCAATATAGTCCTGGGATGGACGTGTATCCAAAATGAGTGCCTGATGCCGCTGCTGTAATTCGTCAAATTGATTTGGGTACAATGCGGCGGTTCCTCTTCTAAGGATATGATCTATGCTTTCATATCCTTGTTTGTTGATGCTTGCATTCTTGGGAAAGTACTGCGGTGGTGCCACTAATCCCGAAGTAACTTTTTCAATAAAATCTTCTCGTGACATCCTGGGTGCCAATGCATAGTTGAATAGCCTTTGTCTGCCGAGGGTATCACTCGTCTCTTTACTCATATTCTTTCCGCAAGCCGATCCTGCACCATGCCCAGGGTAAATGATGATATCATCGGACAAAGTCATGATTTTATTGCGAAGTGAATCAAATAGCAGACCCGCTAGATCTTCGCGAGAAAGATCCGACTTGACCGCCAGATCGGGTCGGCCTACATCTCCGATAAACAAGGTATCTCCAGTGAACAATGCATGCGGAACGCCATATTCATCAATCAATAGGAAGCACGAAGATTCCATGGTATGACCCGGGGTATGCAGGACTTTGAGCGTCACCTTGCCCAATTTCAACTCCTCACCATCTTCAGCGATATAAGCTTCAAAGTCGGGTTTTGCCGTAGGACCGTAGACAATCGCCGCTCCAGTCTTTTTGGCCAGATCCAGGTGACCAGAAACAAAGTCTGCATGGAAATGCGTCTCGAAAACAAATTTAATGTTGGCTCCGTCGGCAGAAGCCATATCCAAATAAGGTGAAACCTCTCTGAGGGGATCGATGATAGCGGCTTCTCCTTCCGATTCAATGTAATAGGCAGCCTCAGCCAGGCATCCGGTATATATTTGCTCGATTTTCATGGTCTTTTTTTCGAAGGTTTATATCACAAAACAACCCATTAAGAGCCTGTAAATCTGCAACTTATGTTACAAAAGATGTGTGATTAAAATCAGCATATAAGCTGCAGAATATCGTGGATTTTTCTATGTTTATGTTCATTAGTTATACCCAAACGTTCCTTGCCCCATAAATTCCGCATTTTTAGTTTTTCCTACCTGAAAACATCAGTTTTACAACGCTACAGGAGGTTCCTCATCAATACCTTACCCGGGAAGTCTACTCATCGCCAATTTATTCTTCTCTCTTCCCCTCGTAGCGGTTCTACTCTATTACACACCTACCTAAATTCAAACCTGAACATTTATTCACTTGGCGAGCTGCCCTGGCGCGAATTAGAAAATGGAATTGATACGGACTATTTCAAGCCGTATCCCAACGTTATTCAAGCAATCGGATTTAAAGTCTTTTACCAGTTTTCAGAGCAAGCACCTTACGATGATCTTTATTCCAAACTGACCCAAGACAAAGACCTTAAAGTGATCCATCTCACGCGTGAGAACATGCTGGAGAAATACATCTCAGAAGTATTGGCCTGGCAAAAACGGGAATGGACCACAAAAAAAGAGACATCCAATGAAGATAAGATCACCCTTGACTTAGCTGCTTTTGAAGCTCATGTCCATCAACAAAAAGCACAGCAAGCTCAAAGCCTGGAAGATTTCAAGGAGCACTCCATGATTTCTTTATCCTACGAATCGTTGACCCAAGACCCTGAGACTGTATTGAATGAAGTGCAGTCTTTTCTAGGGGTCAGAATAAGGAAGTTATTTACCGTACTTGAAAAACAAGCCACTTATTCTTTGTCAGACCTTCTGAAGAATGTAGATGAAGTGAGGGAGAAGTATCCTCAATATTTTTCTTCGAATAATCAACCTTGAGTTTTAAGCATTTGACGTTCGGCATGATTGACCATCAAAACTACGAGTCCTACTACCGAAACAGAACTGACTGGCATTAGTATCGCAGAAACCAAGGGTGAAAGGTGCCCTGAAATCGCGAAGCTTAATCCTACGATATTGTACAGAAATGAAAAGACGAAAGCGGTTTTCAAAACGTTTTGCATCCTCCCCGCGAATTGGAAAAACCGGGGCAGCTTTGTAAATTGATCTGAATCCAA
This DNA window, taken from Cytophagales bacterium, encodes the following:
- a CDS encoding alkaline phosphatase D family protein; its protein translation is MKKTNLIVTLICCFFAACQPTYPPFIEALDHLKDQTEAPFYHGVASGDPLPDAVIIWTRVTPPSRVPSIAVNWEISADKSFSEVIQSGAVTTDSTRDYTVKVDVKALNPGTPYYYRFSALEASSPIGRTKTAPKSGAVSFAVVSCSNYEWGYFNAYQAIAQRIDLDAVLHLGDYIYEYGPGSYGDTTLNRINIPAKEIITLSDYRTRYAQYRLDKDLKAAHASVAFINIWDDHEIANDSYKTGAQNHQEDEGSYETRKSAAVKAYYEWMPIRESETLYRKFDYGNIAEVFMMDERLEGRTSPVDSLKDPNINDASRSMLGEGQLNWLLNGLEESPARWKVIGNQVIFSYLNWGFEPSFTINLDSWDGYPYEQNKISSHIKDSNIDNVVFVTGDTHSSWAFEVTNDPFQSYDPETSEGAFAVEFGTTSINSANSNERASDEEVLEHESKIVNSPVNPHLKYANMRDHGFLVLTLTEDQAKAEWNIVSTVRDKQFNTTVDKTLTVNSGEVKLRGVNK
- a CDS encoding AraC family transcriptional regulator ligand-binding domain-containing protein encodes the protein MNYISVNLYKKIIDHGINEGLAEADFKWLATPIDILSKIQAVPADQFFELHEWLDDRLGPGFSIRVGQAMKMDDYGVLGLSWRTCSKAGEIFERCERYFKLLSNTYVFQVQKEGELSHVHLNREAYRAGVARSNESTFSATVVVIRAITETNISPVSVSFKHRSPSNLKDYTAAFQCPVNFDQSVNTITYKTADLETRTAKADFSINQFLVARVEEETNGIEISPNQIATEVESLIQNALPSGIPSIKELGAHMGMSNRTLTRRLSEHGVTFRDLIQKTQERLSKELLKGADRTVAEIAFQTGFSEQSAFNRAFKRWTGVSPIEFRKKLA
- a CDS encoding anthrone oxygenase family protein — translated: MDLSIKSIILLGAVLLTGLSAGLFYAWSVSVIPGTQKVSDEVYLQTMQSINRAILNPAFFVIFLGSAVLLSIASIYEFHASKLAFSLLLASFISYLIGTIGVTGMSNVPLNDQLGELELLGMDQSALATFRTFYETKWNKLHTIRSVFAVLSFLLALIGLFISSKQS
- a CDS encoding metallophosphoesterase is translated as MNRFNLTSILLILFLVLSEHAASAQIDPPDNIQRPANYAPIKQHRFTGDWYMVVGSDPQFPFPPKNLKNATDDRKRLHSVASMKASIGTINWLQRATRGRVKGLILNGDLTNSGSEEQMKVYETLYKDLKVPLYPGLGNHDFNKNDKNAIRSIQYLSKKVIKHRIPPYSPDYHNLIKKVVTGKANTIEFNNPAYSFDALIKDNNPPGDKENPYPAIKRLDGSLAYSWEVGDIHFVQLNNHPLYIHKARNSYDWDANILPSLVWLYGDLQQARNRGKQIIVNFHQMGDDKCHFPLPLTGELQNGAKLSRDQRELMNKVFADIMNRFKVLAIFVGHQHESFGITGQNIQYKGENILDVPVFKCGAVFYHNLMTIEVFERERKIIIHPLRSRLKVSPTNITQPKLISEIDLNNPYQINYR
- a CDS encoding MBL fold metallo-hydrolase codes for the protein MKIEQIYTGCLAEAAYYIESEGEAAIIDPLREVSPYLDMASADGANIKFVFETHFHADFVSGHLDLAKKTGAAIVYGPTAKPDFEAYIAEDGEELKLGKVTLKVLHTPGHTMESSCFLLIDEYGVPHALFTGDTLFIGDVGRPDLAVKSDLSREDLAGLLFDSLRNKIMTLSDDIIIYPGHGAGSACGKNMSKETSDTLGRQRLFNYALAPRMSREDFIEKVTSGLVAPPQYFPKNASINKQGYESIDHILRRGTAALYPNQFDELQQRHQALILDTRPSQDYIESHIPGSLWIGIDDNFAPWVGALIEDLEREIVFISEQGKEEEVVTRLARVGYDHAIGYLDGGVEAWKRSGRKTTSIKSIGPHDFVGLFDTQLLHVLDVRKASEFDAQHVEGVVNFPLDFIFQNLSELNPDLKYYVHCQGGYRSMIACSILSNHGFHVVNIEGGLNEIKKSCVQVTAYKEPETML
- a CDS encoding Stf0 family sulfotransferase, with product MPHKFRIFSFSYLKTSVLQRYRRFLINTLPGKSTHRQFILLSSPRSGSTLLHTYLNSNLNIYSLGELPWRELENGIDTDYFKPYPNVIQAIGFKVFYQFSEQAPYDDLYSKLTQDKDLKVIHLTRENMLEKYISEVLAWQKREWTTKKETSNEDKITLDLAAFEAHVHQQKAQQAQSLEDFKEHSMISLSYESLTQDPETVLNEVQSFLGVRIRKLFTVLEKQATYSLSDLLKNVDEVREKYPQYFSSNNQP